The DNA window CGTGAGCCAGGCGTGGCGGTCGGGGTCGAGGCCGAAGAGCGCATTCACCCCGCCCGCGGGCTGGAGCATCCACCGCCAGATCGTGCCCGTCACGATGAAGCTCAGGCTCATGGGAAAGAGGAAGATGGTGCGCCACAGCCCCTCGCCCTTCGGGTTGCGGTCGAGCAGCATGGCGAGGCCCAGCCCCAACCCCAGGCAGGCCACGATGAAAAAGGCCGTGAAGAAGAGTGTGCTGACCAGATCCTGCCGGAAGCGCGAGTCAAGCAGGCCGCCGAAGAGGTTGCTGTAGTTTGTCAGGCCGGTGTATTTGATGACGGGGTTGAGGCTGAGGGCCTGCGCGGGGTCGTTGCCCCAGTCGGTCAGGCTGAGGTAGCCCGAGCGGAAGATGAAGCCGTACACGAAGATGGCGAGCAGCACGGCGGAGGGCAGCAGCACGACCAGGCTCCACAGCCGGTCCGAGTTGAAAGAACGCCGCCGGGGGGCGGCCCTGGTCGGGATGGAGGCGCGGGCCATGAACAACTCCTTGGAACGGGGGGCGCACCCCAATGGATGCGGGGCGGCGCCACTTGGACGCCGCCCCAGCCGGAACTTACTTGCCGATGCCCGCCTGGGTGGCGAGCGCCTGGGTAGCCTGCGCCGCAGCGTTCGCGTCCTTGTTCTGCACGAACTGCGCGACGATGCCGCCGAAGCCGCTGGTGAAGGTCTCGTTGGCGACGACGCCGTGGATCAGGCTGCCCGCGATGCGGTTGTTGCGCCAGTCCTTGGCCGCCGACTGCGAGTACACGTTGTACTTGCTCACATCCGAGTCGGTGCGCGCGGCGATGGAACCCTTGAGCGGGTTGAAGGTGTCCTGACCCTGCTTGCTGCCCAGCAGCTTGAGCCAGTTGACGGCCTGGGTGCGGTCCTTGGCGCCCTTGGGCAGGCCGAAGCTGTCCGAGAGGAACAGGAAGGTCCCCGCCGTGCCGGGCGCGGGCGCCCAGCCGAAGCCGGTGCCGGGCTTGAGCTTGAGGGTGGTCGCCATGTACCCAGCGGCCCAGTCGCCCATGATGTTGAAGGCCGACTGGCCCTTCACCACGCGGTCGGTCGCCTGCTGCCAGGTCAGGCCCGAGGAGTCCTTGTTCGTGCAGTCCATGACCTTGCCGAAGTTGGTCCAGACCTTCACCGCGCGGGGGTCGGTAAATTTCAGCTTGCCGCTCCACAGGTCGGCCCAGCCCTGGGTGCCCAGCGTGCCCAGCGCGATGGATTCCCACATGTGCGGCTGTGGGAAGCTGCTGTCCCCCACCGAGATCGGCGCGGCCAGCCCCTTGGCCTTCAGGGTGGCGCAGGTCTTGAGCAGCCCGTCGATGCTGGTGGGCGGCGTGACGCCCCACTTCTTGAGGTTGGCGGGGATGTACCACATCACGTTGGAGCGGTGGACGTTGACGGGCACGCTCCAGATGCCGCCCTTGCTCGACAGCAGCGGGATCAGGTCCTTGGGGAACTTCGACATCCAGCCCTCGGACTTGTAGAGGCTGGTCAGGTCCTCCATGCGGTTGGCGACCACCCAGGTGCCGATGAGTTCCTGCCCCGCGTGAACCTGGAAGGAGTCCGGCGGATCGCCGCCGAGCATGCGTGTCTTGAGCACAGCCTTGGCGTTCGTGCCCGCACCGCCCGCGACCGTGGCGTTCACCAGGTCAACGGTGGGGTACTTCTGCTTGTAGAGCTTGACCAGGGCGTCGAGGGCGGGACCCTCGTCACCGGACCACCAGGAGAAGATTTCGAGCTTCCCGGCGGCGGCGGCGGTGCCCGTGACTGCGAGGGCGGCGGCAATGAGCAGAGCTTTCTTCATGGGGTTCCTCCTGGGGAGAACAGCGTGGCGGTGGGGACGGTCGGCAACGCGGCCGGAGCCTGGGGCGGCCCCCGGCCCACCGCCGCGACCCGGTACAGGTGGCGCAGGCCGCCCGGCGTGAAGAGGTGGTCGAGGAGCATCGCGCCCGCGCCGAGGACCCCGGCGTCCCCCTCCAGCGTGCTGAGGTCGATGCGGGCCCGGTCGGCGTTGATCCGCATGGTGCGGCCCAGGGCGCTCTCGCGCACGGCGTGCAGGAACACCTCGCCCGCCCCCGCCAGCCGCCCACCGATCACGACCGCGCTGGGATTGAAGAGGTTCAGGGCGGTGCTGATCGCCACGCCGAGGTGATGCCCGGCCTCGGCCCAGACCGCGCGGGCCAGGGGATCGGTGTTCGCCCGGTCGATCAGATCGGCCAGGGTGAGGGGGTCGGGCAGCGTGGTGAGCGCCCCGGCGGCGCGGCGCTCGGCGGCGGTCTTCACCAGCACCTGCCCCGCCGCGTAGCTCTCCAGGCTGCCGGGGTTGCCGCTGCGGCCCACCGGCCCCTGCTCGTTGATGCTGATGTGCCCGATCTCGCCCGCCCCGCCCCGGACGCCCCGGTGCAGCCGCCCGCCCAGCAGCACGCCCGCACCGATGCCGGTCGCGGCCTTCACATAGATCAGATCGGCGGCGCCCCGATGCGCCCCGAAGCGCGTCTCGGCCAGCGCGCCCAGGTTGGCGTCGTTGTCCACCCGGGTGGGCAGCCCCAGCGCCGCCTCCAGCCCCGCCGCCACGTTCTCGCCGTCCCAGCCGGGCATGTTGGGGGGCTGAACGACGCACCCGGTCGCGTGGTCCACCGGGCCGGGCACACCCGCGCCGACCGCCGCGACCCGCTCACGCCCCACGCCCGCCTCGGTCAACACCGCGCAGGTCAGCTCCACCAGCAGGGCGTAGGTCGCCGCGGGGCCGAGCAGGATGTCGTGCGCAACAGTCCGGGAGGCCAGTGTCGCGCAGCGCAGGTCGAGCAGGTCCACCCGCGCGTGGCTGGCCCCCAGATCCACGGCGAGCAGGAAGACGGCCCGGGTATTGAGAGCCAGCAGCGTCGCGCGGCGGCCCACCTGTCCGCCTCCCTCGGCGCCCGAAACTCCCACACGCGGCCCGGCCTCCTGCACGAGCCCGGCGTCCATCAGCTCGGCCACGATGGAGCTGATCGCGCTGCGCGACAAGCCTAGTTCCCGTGCGAGGTCCACCCGTGCCCGGTCACCCCGCCACAGTCGGCCCAGCAGCAACAGAGTATGACGGGCTCGAATGGCGGCCAAGTCGAGCGTGTCGTTGGGAAGCTCGGCGTACGGCAAAAGGACTCCGGGAGCAGAAGGCGGAGCAGGCTTCGAGAACACGAAGCAGGTCGTCTTATGAAACGCTTCATCCTGCTCCCATGCTTCTTTGTTTGTCAAGAGAACCAATTAACGGGGTGGGTGTGCCCCCAAGAAGAAGGCCGGAGCGTAGATGCTCCGGCCCTTGAGGGGTTCCAGAAGAACGTTTAGCCCAAGGTGTCGGCTTCTGAAGCCACCTCAACTCCGCCCGGCTGACCTTCCGGCCGCAGCAGGGGAAACAGCAGCACGTCGCGGATGGAATCGCTGTCCGTGAGCAACATGGCGAGGCGATCCATGCCCATACCCATTCCGGCGGCGGGCGGCATGCCGTACTCCAGGGCCAGCAGGAAGTCCTCGTCCTGCTCGTGGGCCTCGTCGTCACCGGCATCACGGCGTTCGGTCTGCGCCTCGAACCGGCCCCGCTGGTCCAAGGCATCGTTCAGCTCGCTGTAGATGGGCGCCAGTTCAAACCCCGCCACGAACAGGTCGGCGCGCTCGCTGAACCCGGGGCGGGAGCGGTGCGCCTTCACCAGCGGGCTGATCGCCAGCGGCACGTCGGTCACGAAGGTTGGGTTGACCAGCGTGTGCTCGACGTACTCGCCGAAGAGCTTGTCGAGCAGCTTGTAGTCGGGCACCTTCCGCAGTTCCGGGTGGCGTTCGTCGGTCCAGGCCCGCAGCCGGGCAAGGTCAGTGGGGTCGAAATCCAGTCCGGCGGCGTCCTTCAGCGTCGTCACGAAGTCCAGCCGCCGGAAGGGCAGGCTGAAATCCACCTCCTTGCCCTGGTAAGTCAGACGCGGCCCGCCCTTGATCTGCGTGACGAGGCCGTGCAGCAGCTCCTCGACCAGCCGCATCATGTTCCCATAGTCGCCGTAGGCAAAGTACGCCTCCAGCATGGTGAATTCGGGGTTGTGGGTGCGGTCGATGCCCTCGTTGCGGTAGTTGCGCCCGATCTCGTACACGCGCTCGAAGCCGCCAACCAGGAGCCGCTTGAGGTACAGCTCCAGGCTGATTCGCAGGCTGAACTCGTGCCCCAAGGCGTTGTGAAAGGTCTTGAAGGGCTTGGCTTCCGTGCCGCCCGGCACGACCTGAAGGGTGGGACCCTCCACCTCCATAAAGCCGCGGTCGTCGAGGAAGTTGCGGATGTAACGAATGGCGCGGGCGCGAGTGCGGTACACCTCCCGTTGCTCCGGGTTCACAATCAGATCCAGATACCGGCGCCGGGCGCGCAGTTCCTCATCCTGAAGACCGTGAAACTTGCTGGGGAGGGGGTGCAGGCTCTTGACCAGGGGCTGCCATGACCTGACTCGCAGGGTGAGCTGCCCCGTCCGCGTGACGAAGGGGAAACCCGTCACGCCGATGATGTCCCCGAGGTCGATCTTCTTCGTGGCAGCAAACTGCTCGGTGTCCTGCTTGGAGAAGTGCAGTTGCAGCCGTCCCTGCTCGTCTTGGAGGTCGGCGAAGGCGGACCCGCCCTGATGGCGGAAGTTCGTGATGCGTCCCGCCAGGGCATACATCTCCTCCGGCCACTCCTGACCGGGCTCCACCCCAGGGTGGGCGGCGAGCACGTCGCGGGTGTGGTGGGTCTGGGGGTAGCTGTAGGGGTAGGGCTCGAAGCCCGCTTCGCGCAGGGCGTCCTGGTTGTTCAGGCGGCTGACAGTCTGCTCGTGCAGACCCGCGCGGCGGGCATCCTGGGTGGGGACGGAGTCGGACATAGGGGGAAGTATAGGCGGCGGTAACAGCAAAAAGAGGGAGCGGAGGGGCCTTGCCCGGTACCCCCCACTCCCCCTGCCCCGTCTAATACTCGATGGTCTTGACCCGGTACTTGACCTGCCTGCCGTTTTCCAGGTTCACCACGAAGGTCTCGCCCAGCTTGCGGCCCATCAGTTGCTTCCCCACCGGGCTTTCCTCGCTGATGCGCGGCAGGCTGCCGCCGAGGACCGCCGCCTCGGGGGCGCTGACGACCTGCACGCGCATGTCCTTTTTGGTGGCCTCGTTGGCGAGGGTGACCACCGCGCCCAGTTCCACCCGGCCGTCATTCTCGTGGTCCTCGATGATCGTGGCGCGGGCGAGGGTGTCCTCCAGCTCCTCGATGCGGGCCTCGATGTTCAGCTTCTCGCGCTTGGCGTCCTCCAGGCCGGTGTCCTCGTTGTCGGCGCTCGTCTCCATCTGCTCTTGCAGGATGCGGGTCGCCTCCGCCAGGCGGGCGTTCTCCTGCGCCAGGGTGCGCTGGAGGCGCTCGAAGCCCTCCCTCGTGAGTCTGACCTGTCTCGTCGCTTGTACCACGGCTGCCCTCCACTGCTCACGTGCATGGGGATGAAGGAAAAGGAACGAATTTCTGAGAATTCGTCCGGCATTCTGCCACAAGCCTGTGTGGCAGGCAATGGAAGCTCGTGCTTGGAACGGGGCCCTCCAAAGGTCTGCCGGGTGGAGGGCAGGCTGCCCGGTCACCCTCGCGCGCCGCCCAGCAGGGGACGCCGCGGATCAGCCGCTCACTTGCCCATGAACGTCAGGCTGAAGAGCCACTTGCCCGTGCCGTCGGCCGCCCACT is part of the Deinococcus apachensis DSM 19763 genome and encodes:
- a CDS encoding GreA/GreB family elongation factor: MVQATRQVRLTREGFERLQRTLAQENARLAEATRILQEQMETSADNEDTGLEDAKREKLNIEARIEELEDTLARATIIEDHENDGRVELGAVVTLANEATKKDMRVQVVSAPEAAVLGGSLPRISEESPVGKQLMGRKLGETFVVNLENGRQVKYRVKTIEY
- the lysS gene encoding lysine--tRNA ligase, yielding MSDSVPTQDARRAGLHEQTVSRLNNQDALREAGFEPYPYSYPQTHHTRDVLAAHPGVEPGQEWPEEMYALAGRITNFRHQGGSAFADLQDEQGRLQLHFSKQDTEQFAATKKIDLGDIIGVTGFPFVTRTGQLTLRVRSWQPLVKSLHPLPSKFHGLQDEELRARRRYLDLIVNPEQREVYRTRARAIRYIRNFLDDRGFMEVEGPTLQVVPGGTEAKPFKTFHNALGHEFSLRISLELYLKRLLVGGFERVYEIGRNYRNEGIDRTHNPEFTMLEAYFAYGDYGNMMRLVEELLHGLVTQIKGGPRLTYQGKEVDFSLPFRRLDFVTTLKDAAGLDFDPTDLARLRAWTDERHPELRKVPDYKLLDKLFGEYVEHTLVNPTFVTDVPLAISPLVKAHRSRPGFSERADLFVAGFELAPIYSELNDALDQRGRFEAQTERRDAGDDEAHEQDEDFLLALEYGMPPAAGMGMGMDRLAMLLTDSDSIRDVLLFPLLRPEGQPGGVEVASEADTLG
- a CDS encoding ABC transporter substrate-binding protein, which produces MKKALLIAAALAVTGTAAAAGKLEIFSWWSGDEGPALDALVKLYKQKYPTVDLVNATVAGGAGTNAKAVLKTRMLGGDPPDSFQVHAGQELIGTWVVANRMEDLTSLYKSEGWMSKFPKDLIPLLSSKGGIWSVPVNVHRSNVMWYIPANLKKWGVTPPTSIDGLLKTCATLKAKGLAAPISVGDSSFPQPHMWESIALGTLGTQGWADLWSGKLKFTDPRAVKVWTNFGKVMDCTNKDSSGLTWQQATDRVVKGQSAFNIMGDWAAGYMATTLKLKPGTGFGWAPAPGTAGTFLFLSDSFGLPKGAKDRTQAVNWLKLLGSKQGQDTFNPLKGSIAARTDSDVSKYNVYSQSAAKDWRNNRIAGSLIHGVVANETFTSGFGGIVAQFVQNKDANAAAQATQALATQAGIGK
- a CDS encoding ROK family transcriptional regulator, whose translation is MPYAELPNDTLDLAAIRARHTLLLLGRLWRGDRARVDLARELGLSRSAISSIVAELMDAGLVQEAGPRVGVSGAEGGGQVGRRATLLALNTRAVFLLAVDLGASHARVDLLDLRCATLASRTVAHDILLGPAATYALLVELTCAVLTEAGVGRERVAAVGAGVPGPVDHATGCVVQPPNMPGWDGENVAAGLEAALGLPTRVDNDANLGALAETRFGAHRGAADLIYVKAATGIGAGVLLGGRLHRGVRGGAGEIGHISINEQGPVGRSGNPGSLESYAAGQVLVKTAAERRAAGALTTLPDPLTLADLIDRANTDPLARAVWAEAGHHLGVAISTALNLFNPSAVVIGGRLAGAGEVFLHAVRESALGRTMRINADRARIDLSTLEGDAGVLGAGAMLLDHLFTPGGLRHLYRVAAVGRGPPQAPAALPTVPTATLFSPGGTP